The genomic region GCGAGTAAGGTTTTCCCTCCCATTCTTCCCAAACTGGAAGGATCTCCAATATTCGCCACACCATTTATAATGGAAAAAAGCACCAAAGGAACGGCGATTAATTTTAATAAGTTTATAAAAATGGTACCGAACGGAGCAATCCAATCTATTGTAAATTGGCTCCAACCCAATTTGCTGGAGAGTATCGCCCAAACAACTCCAAGAACTAAACCTATAATAATCTGCCAGTGTAATGCTAATTTCTTCAAATGATTTGTTTTTTAGTTGTGATTAACTGTTATGTTGATAACTGTTATTTATCAATTTAAAATCTGCCAAAACCAACGCAGCCATTGCTTCCACGATAGGCACCGCACGCGGAACCACACAGGGATCGTGACGCCCCTTCCCTTGCATTTCCACTTCGTTCCCATCGCGATCGATGGTTTTTTGTGTTTGCATAATGGTGGCTACCGGTTTAAAAGCAACCCTAAAGTAAATATCCATTCCATTGCTTATACCACCTTGTATCCCTCCTGAATAATTCGTTTTAGTGCTTCCGTCTTCATTATATAAATCGTTATGCTCACTTCCTTTCATGGACGCACCCGGAAAACCGCTTCCGTACTCAAAACCTTTTACCGCATTTATGGAAAGCATGGCTTTGCCTAATTCTGCGTGGAGTTTATCAAACACAGGTTCTCCCAAACCAATGGGCACATTTTGGATAACACAGGTAACAACGCCGCCTACAGTATCTCCTTCTTTTCTTATCTGCTTAATGTAGTTTTCCATTTTGGAAGCAAGATCGGTATCTGGGCAGCGAACAATATTTTTTTCGGCATTCTCAAGGTCTAATTCAGAATAATGCTTTTCTAGATGCATATCCCCTACGGAAGACACAAATGCATTAATTTTCATCTCCCCCAATACTTGTTTTGCAATGGCTCCCGCCACTACCCTGCTCGCAGTTTCCCTAGCAGAACTCCTGCCGCCACCGCGATAATCCCTGAGTCCATATTTTTTCTCATAAACATAATCTGCGTGAGACGGACGGTAATTATCCTTTATATGTGAATAGTCGTGGGATTTCTGATTGGTGTTTTCGATAACAAACCCTATGGGCGTTCCTGTAGTTTTACCTTCAAAAATTCCAGATAAAAATCGTACTTCATCTGGCTCTTTACGTTGGGTAACAATAGCAGATTGCCCTGGTTTGCGTCTATCGAGATCTAATTGTACTTTGGTAAGGTCTAAGGATATGCCCGCAGGACATCCATCTATAATTCCGCCTAAAGCCTCTCCGTGAGACTCGCCGAAAGTGGTTAACTTAAAGAGGTTTCCAAAGGAATTTCCTGCCATAAAATTTTGATTTTGACAAATGTAAATCTTCTAAAAGAGAAACAAAAATTAAATATGCTTAATCATTCATTAATATGTAACGGTAAAAACCTCTTTTTCCTTAACATTCTTATCATAAAGAATTAATTTTCAGGTAATACCTTATAACGGGATGTTAACGTACTTCGTAGTTGTAAAAAATCAATTACGATTGAGAAAAAGAAAACTAGACGTTGTTGTTATTTCTGATGTACATCTTGGCACTTTTGGCTGTCATGCTGGAGAATTACTTTCCTATTTAAATAGTGTTTCCCCGAAAAAATTAATCCTAAACGGCGATATAATCGACATCTGGCAGTTTAGAAAAAGATACTTTCCAAAAAATCACCTTCAGGTTATTAAAAAAATTATCGACCTATCCACAAAGGGTACCGAAGTATATTACATTACTGGTAACCATGATGAAATGCTGCGGAAATTTAGTGATGTATCGATGGGGAATATTCATATTCTTGATAAATTGATACTGAATTTGGATGGTAAGAAAGCATGGATCTTTCATGGCGATGTTTTTGATGCTTCCATACAACACACTAAATGGATTGCCAAATTGGGTGGTTGGGGATACGATTTTTTAATTCTTATCAACCGTTTTATCAATTGGATTTTGGTAGGCTTCGGAAAAGAGAAATACTCCCTTTCCAAAAAAATCAAGAACAGCGTAAAGAAAGCTATAAAATATATCAACGATTTTGAAGAAGTAGCTTCAGACCTTGCCATTGAAAACAATTATAAATATGTGATATGCGGACACATACACCAACCACAAATGGTGCGCAAAGTAAATAAAAACGGCACCTGCCTGTATCTCAATTCTGGGGATTGGATCGAAAATTTAACCGCATTGGAATACCAAGACAAACGTTGGGAGCTTTATCATTTCCATGAAGATAAACTGAGTCCGTTTTACTCTGATGAGGATTTAAAAACAATGAATTACAAAGAACTGCTGGCTGCAATTACCATTACTGGTAAAAAATAAATATTTGCCTGTTTCGGATTCCCTTAAACTCTTTGAAAAATGGACTTTTATAAGCTTGAGTGCTAACGAAGCTTTATTAACACGTGAATTTCTGCACTATAACGATATTATTTTTATATTTGAAAAAATTGCTAATTGCATGAACAGAAACTATCCCATTTTTAGTCTACTCTTTATTTTTGTACTTATTTCTTGCTCTAGCAGCGAATCCATGCCAGAAGATTTGTTGGAAGAAATCAATAGTGAAAATTATTTTCCGTTAGAGATTTCTAATAATTGGAATTACAGTGTAGACTCATCGACACCTGGAAAAGATAGTTTATGGATAAGCAGCGATACTTTAGTAGAAGGCCAATTACATTACAGGATTAAGGGAAAGGATCCTAAACTCGGGTTTTTAACCAATGTACTCTCCAATAGTTTGTTGCACAAAACAAAAAACAAAATTATCCTTAATGGGGAAATAGCAGATTTATTCCCTGGGATAAAGATACCGTTAGAGGATTTGGTGCTATTGGACACCCAGAATCCAGTTGGAAACGATATGTATCAGAGCAAAGGAAGCAGCTCGTATACCATTGGAGATTACAACATTGAAGTTAATTACGACATCACCTCTAGAACCGACAATATTTTTAAAGATTATACTTTCTTTGAAGAAGATTACAGCAATGTTATAAAAACATCGATTATTGTGAACGCTCAAGGTATTGTTACCACAACGATCAACGGTTTTGAAGTATCGGTACCTATTTTAAAGCCACAAGATGTTATTATTTCCACCCAATATTTTGCACCGGGAGTGGGAATTATCAATAACGAAACAAGCATCGAATATGAATTATCCAATCTAGATCAAGTGGATATACCGTTGGATATTCCTAAAAATACTTCTGAAGTGATTTCTCAAAGTATTACCACCTTCAGTTTAAAATAAAGCACCTAAATTTTATTTCTTAACCACTTGATTCAGTAAAGTAATTGGGTGCACGGCGTTTTTCCCAGTTCCATCTTTTATTTGATGCCTACAACTGGTGCCGTTGGCTACAATTACAGTTTCTTTTTCTGCTTTTCTTACCGCAGGAAACAAGCGCAGCTCCCCAATGGCCATACTGGTTTCGTAGTGTTCTTTTTCATACCCAAAGGAACCTGCCATTCCACAGCAACCAGAATTTATCATAGTGACCTTAAAATTAGCTGGAAGGTTTAAAATATCGAACGTAACCTTGGTATTCGATTGCGATTTTTGATGACAATGAGGGTGGTATTTGATATTTTTTTTGTCCGCGTTGAACATTTCACTGGTAAGATTTCCGTTTTTAATTTCTTCGGAAAGAAACTCTTCAATAAGGAAACTGTTCAAAGCAATCTTTTTAGCACTCTGTTGATCCTCCACCATTCTCAGATATTCATCACGAAAAGAAAGTATAGCTGAAGGTTCAATGCCTAAAATCGGACAATCACTGGAGACCAATGATTTTAATTTTTCTACATTTTCATTGGCCAATTTTTTCGCTTGTTTTAAAAAACCTTTGGATAAAAATGTTCTTCCACTTTCTCCATAAAAAAGGGAAACTTTATATCCTAACGCACTCAATAATTCAATTGCATCATTACCAATATTAGCATCTAAGTATTGTGTAAACTCATCAATATATAATACTACTTCTTTTTTTATAAAGTCTTGATTTTTAAATAACTCAATACTTTTATCGAAATTATAACTTTTAACAAAAGGAAGGTTTCTTTCCGAAGCGATTCCTAGTACTTTTTTTAATATACCGTGCGAAAAACGGCTATTGGTCATAAACCCAAAAGCACTTCCCAATTTGTTTAATTGTGTGTTGTAAGCAAAAGCTTTGTCTCTTAAACTTGGCGGATTGTCTTTGTAGTATTGGTATAGAAATTCTGCTTTGAGTGTTGCCACATCCACATTACTCGGACACTCACTGCTGCAGGCCTTACAACTGATACACAAATCGAAAACTTCCTTTAACTCTTTATTGTTGAATTTGTTTTTTTTCCCTGAAACCGTCAAATATTCCCGTAGCGCATTGGCGCGCGCCCGAGTTGTATCTTTTTCATTTTTTGTAGCGTGATAACTTGGGCACATGGCCCCATTGGAGAGGTGCGTTTTTCTACAATCTCCACTTCCATTACATTTTTCGGTTGCCCTTAAAATTCCCAAGGAATCAGAAAAATCAAGCAAAGTTTCTATTTCGGGCTCTTTTCTATCCGGTTGATACCGTAAACTACTATCCATGGGCGCGCTGTTCACAATTTTCCCAGGATTAAATATATTATCGGGGTCGAAACCATTTTTTATTCGCTTCAATAACTCGTAGTTACTTGAGCCTATCATCTTTTCCACAAACTCAGCCCGTACCCTTCCATCGCCATGCTCCCCACTCATGGAGCCTCCGTATTTTTTTACAAGATTAGCCACATCAGTAGTTATCTGTCGAAACAATTTAACATCTTCCGCCTGTTTTAAGTCTAAAATTGGACGCAAGTGTAATTCCCCAGCCCCGGCATGAGCATAATACACCGCTTTTTGCTTGTAGCTATTCATTATTGCCGAGAATTCGGTAATGTAATTGCTTAAATCTTTAATGCTAACAGCTGTATCTTCTATACAGGCCACCGCTTTTTTATCCCCGACTATATTTCCTAAGAGTCCGAGTCCTGCTTTTCGAAGTTCCGCTGCTTGATTGATCTCTTCTCCATAAAGCGCTGGATTGGCATAACTTAACCCTGCATCCTCTAGGGTTTTAAGGAGCGCATTCTTCTTTTCTTCCAATAGGTTCTCATCCGTACCCCTTAATTCGAGCATTAAAATGGCTTCTGGATCGCCTTCTATAAAAAAACGGTTTGGCAACTGGGATTTGTTGTTTTTGGTACAATCGAGAATTACCTTGTCCATCATTTCACAGCTATATAAATCGTGCTGCATAACATCATACACAGAAGCACAACAATCTGCCACACTTCTAAAATGTGCTGCCAACATTACGGCATTACTGGGCATAACGTCGTCTAGTTGGAGTTTTACTTTAGTGGTAAAAACCAAAGTGCCTTCACTTCCCGACAAAAGTTTACACATATTAAAACTGCCTCCATTTGCCTCAAAAGGGGCAAGTTTTAAAATTTCGTCTATTGCATATCCTGTATTTCTGCGATGAATTTCAGGCTTGGGGAAATTCTTAACAATTCTCTCTTTCACTCCTTCCGCAGTCAATTCCTCATAAACCATACGGTAAATATCCCCTTCCAAGCTCGATAACTCCAGTTTTTCTTGAAACTCCACCGCGTTCAATTCCTTAAACACCACTTCACTCCCATCACTCAATAGCCCTTCTATTTCTAAAACTTTATCGCGTGTAACCCCATATTTAATAGAGGTTGTGCCGCTGGAATTATTACCAACCATCCCACCAATCATACAGCGGTTGGACGTAGAAGTGTTCGGCCCAAAGAACAAGTTGTGGTCTGCCAAAAATAGGTTCAATTCATCCCGGATAACGCCTGGCTCTACAACCACCGTTTTATTTTGTGTATCTAAATCGAGGATTCCTGTAAAGTATTTGGATACGTCCACTACGATCCCGTCGCCAACACATTGTCCGGCTAAAGAAGTGCCAGCGGTTCTGGGAATTATAGAAGTTTTGCTATCGTGACAAAATTCAATGATCTGCTTTATATCTTCAACGGTTTTTGGGTAAGCCACTGCAGCAGGTAGCTCCCTGTAAACCGAAGCATCTGTGGCATAAATGGTTTTGTGCAGGTCGTCAAAAAACAAACTCCCCGAAAGTCTTTCTGAGAGTTTGTTTAACTGGTTTTTGGAAATATTTAACAAAACTGTGTCAACTTTAAATTAATTTAGCAACGTATCTAATACAAATCAAAAACAAAACTTATGAAAAAGCTAATTTTATTTAGTGTTTTAGCAATTGGATTTGCTGTTTCGGGTTATTCCCAAGAGATAGCGAAAAATGCATTGGGACTTCGTTTAGGGGACGGAGATGGTTTCGGTGCAGAAATTTCTTATCAAAGAGGTATCGGTGGCAACAATCGTCTCGAATTTGACTTAGGTTGGAGAGATAGCAAAAAGTACGATGCTTTTAGAATAACTGGATTGTACCAATGGGTATTCCCAATTGAAGGGGATTTTAACTGGTACGTTGGTGCCGGTGGGGGTCTTGGAGCCTACGATCGTGATGACGACTTCGATGATTTTGATGATGACGACGATGATGGAGGTGCATACGGATTTGTAGCTGGGGATATAGGTATTGAATACAATTTCAATATTCCGCTATTGTTGTCCTTGGATTTTCGACCAGAAGTTGGCTTTAATGACTTCGATGATGACTTCGATTTTGATATCGCTTTAGGGATTAGATATCAGTTTTAGTATTAAAAACATACTTAAAAGCCCCGAAAAATTAAAGCTCGGGGCTTTTTTTGTTAATTGTCTTTAAGGATTAAAATGAAATTTTAACTTTGTAGCAAACACAAATAATATTAAAAAATAATTAATGAAAAAGATTGGAAGTATTCTTTTATTATTCGTTGCGCTCGTAGCTTGTAATAAAGCCACAGAAGATGGCACATATAAAGTAAATGTAAGTGTTGATGGTGTAGAAGATGGTAAACAGGTTTACCTACAAAAACCAGTAGACGGTCAGCGTCCAGAGGTTATAGACACCTTAGAAGTTAAAGAAGGTAATTTTGAGTTTTCCGGTAAAGCCGAAGGACCCCAGTTGCACTATTTGTTTTTTGAAGGGATTAGAGGGGTTTTACCAATTATCTTGGAAGAAGGAACTATTAATGTAACCGCTTACAAAGACAGTTTAAATTTCTCTAAAATTGAAGGAACTCCTTCTAATGAAGACTTTACGGATTTTGTACAGAATTCCAGAAGCATTAGAAAGAAAATGGAAGACATTCAAAAGAAAGGAATGGAGGCTCAAAAAGAAAATGATACTGTTACCCTTAACACTTTAAAGGAAACTTTTGAAGAAACCCAAGAAGAAGCAAGGAATTATGAAGAGGATTTTGTGAAGAACCACACCGATTCGTATATCTCTCTTTTAGTTATCCAACAGATGATGCGAACAGGATCTAAAAATGCAGAAGAAATCTCTACATTGTTTAATAGTCTTTCTGAAGATGTAAAGAACAGCGAAATGGGGCAAACTATTTCTGCTGAATTGGGAAAAGCCAATAAACTGAATGTAGGTTCTGTTGCGCCAGACTTTTCTGGTCCTACCCCTGCTGGAGAAACAGCTTCACTAAAGGGATCTTTAGGAAAAGTTACTGTTTTAGATTTTTGGGCAGCTTGGTGCAAGCCTTGTCGTGCAGAAAATCCTAATCTTGTAAATCTTTACAATGAGTATCATGATAAAGGATTGAATGTTGTGGGAGTTTCTTTGGATAGAAGTGCAGAAGATTGGAAAAAGGCCATTGAAGAAGATCAATTGCCATGGACACATATTTCAAATTTAAAGTTTTGGCAAGATCCTATTGCGCAGGAATATAACATTCGTTCGATCCCTGCAACCTTTATCTTAGATGAAGAAGGAAAGATTATCGCTAAAGACCTTCGCGGAGAAGCTTTAAATGAAAAGATTGCTAGTTTATTGAACTAGTTCTACATTTCTCTAAAAAATTAAGGGAGACTGTTTAAGAGGTGGGAACAACTTCAAATGTCAGTCTGAGCATGTCGAAGGCTTATTGATTATCTGAAGTTCACCTTTTTAAACAGTCTCTTTTTTATGCTGCTACACTAACTTTTTCAATCAGCAAATCTCGGGTCTTGGATGTAATCCTCTTTGCGCATTTTTATAACCTCAATGCTCAAAAAATTAAATTCACTCACCACTTTTCCATAAATTCTGTAGATTCCCTTTCCCCTAAATCGGTATTTGGCGGCAACGGGAGGAAACAAGACCATATCAAAAACCTTTCCCTCTTGATCTAGCAATGTACCAAAAAACATTTCTTTACGGTGCTGTGTATTGGTGCGCTTTACAGTAACCAAATACCCATAGATATCGATGGTTTTGTGGAGCATAGCTGGGAAATTTTCTACCGTAAAGCTCGTTCTTGGGGCTTCTACGAGTAGATCAAACGGGGAACAGAGGGTAAAGCCCAGTAGCTCCAACTGTTCAAAAGCGACTTCAAGGTTTGTGGTTTGCAAAAGAGGAATCTCGTAATTGCGCTGTTGCAATCTAAACAACTGGTGTTGTGCCTCAAACCGCTGCAGATGGCCCAAACTAAAATGAGCCTTCCAAAGCAGTTCATATTTATCTATTCCGGTAAATCTAAATGCGTTAATGCGAATAAGAATACTTATTTGCTCTATACTTATGGAAATACGGTCCAAAAAATTTTCCAGTGATGTAAAATCTCCAAACTCACTTCTGTTTTTTAATAGTTTAGCGCAGGTCCTTGCTTCCAAATCCCTTAAGAAAGCAAATCCCAAATAAATGTGCTTTCCATAAATAACAGTTTCTGCCATGCTGTTGTTAATACAAGGGGCATGGATAGTAGCTCCCAGCATTCGCGCTTCGTGAATGTAAATTTCAGATCTATAGAATCCACCTCCGTTATTTAAAACCGCTACCATATATTCCAAAGGGAAATAGGCACGTAGAAATAAACTTTGATAGCTTTCTACGGCATAGGAAGCAGAGTGCCCTTTGGCAAAGGCATAGCCTGCAAAGCTTTCTATTTGCTTCCAGACTTCGAAAGTAACTTCATCTTTGTACCCTTTTTTTCTACAATTGGCTATGAATTTCTCTTCTACCGCTTTAAACTCGTCCCTGGATCTATATTTCCCGCTCATTCCCCTACGCAAAACATCAGCTTCCCCCAAGGTAAGGTCTGCAAAGTGGTGTGCTACTTTAATTACATCTTCCTGGTATACCATAACACCATAAGTGTCGGGCATAATTTCCAGAAGCACAGGGTGTGCTTGCTGTATCCGTTCAGGATCGTGATGCCGTAAAATGTACTCCCGCATCATTCCGCTTTTTGCTACCCCTGGCCTAATAATTGAACTGGCCGCAACCAGTCCCAAGTAATTGTCCACTTTTAATTTACTAATGAGCATGCGCATTGCCGGGGATTCCACGTAAAAACACCCCATGCACTGCCCTTTTTTTAGCATGTTATTAATAACCGGATCTTTTTTGAAAGCATTCACGTTATGAATGTCAAAATCTTTATTTTCAGGTTGGTTACATATAATAATTTGAAGTGCTTCTTTTATTTTTGCCAATCCCCGCTGCCCAAGAATATCAAATTTATACAGTCCCACATCTTCAGCTATATGCATATCAAATTGGACCGTAACGAAACCTTTTGGCGGCAAAAAAGTAGCCGAGAAATACTGCAGGGGACGTTCAGCAATAATAATTCCGCTGGAATGAACACTCACATAGTTAGGCATTCCTTGAATTAACCTTCCATAACGCAGCACCAGCAGCGAAAGTTCGTCTAAATCTTCCTTGCGGTAAAGCCCTTCACTCAGTCTGTCTATTTCCTCTTTGGGCAAACCAAAAACCTTACCCAATTCCCTAACCACACCCTTGTATTTAAAAGTTACATACGTGCCCATTAAAGCCACATGGGGAAACCTGTTAAAAATATACCGGGTAACGTCTTCCCGATCCCTCCAAGAGAAATCGATATCAAAATCTGGTGGGGCGCTTCTAAACAAATTCAAAAAACGTTCAAAATAAAGATCCAACTCCAAAGGGTCAACATCGGTAATTCCCAGTAAATATGCCACAATGCTATTGGCACCACTACCCCGCCCTACGTGAAAAAAACCTTGCTGTTTGGCGTAGGAAACGATATCGTGGTTAATTAAAAAATAGGAGATAAAATTCATTTTTTTTATCAATTCGAGTTCCATCCACATGCGGTCGAACACTTTTTTGGAAGGTTCTGGATAGCGCTGGTTGACATTGTCCAAACACAGTTTTTCCAACATTGCTGCATCTTCCGATAGACTGCCACTGTATGTTTGTTGATTCTGACTCTGTTTTTTGGCTGAAAAATCAAAAAAAATATCGCATTGCTTTAAAAGACGATCTGTATTTTCCAGAATAAAGGAATAGGTGCTAAATGCTTGGTACAAATTGGTTACTGGGTACATTTTTTCTTCTTCCGAAGCCTCTTCCTCTCTTGGCAGTTTACTTAGTAGTGTATTATTATCTATCGCACGTAAAAGCCGGTGGGCGTTAAAATCTTTTTTATTTCTGAAGGTAACCGGCTGCTGCACTACCAATTTATCCCGAAATTGAATGTATTTGGAAAACGGAAGCTTTCTAAGATCGGTTACTGAAACACCTATGAATTCATTTTTTTCAAAGTTTTCCATGGCGTTGAGCATAACTTTTTCAAAGGGATACACTATAAAAACGTCATTCAACTTTGGAGCTCGTTTGGGGATTTCACTTTCCGTATGGAGACAAGTGGATAAAAATGTGTTAAGGACTTCAAAACCCGTATTGTTTTTTGCAATCCCCACAAATTCTTGCTGCACACCATTCCTAAAGTCGATGCCTACGATTGGTTTGATGTTGTATTCCGGTGCCTTCCGAATAAAATTTAAGCAGGCAGAAGTATTATTAATATCGGTTAACACCAGCTGTCGCGCCTCGTTTTCCTGGGCTAACTCCAAGAGTTCGACTTCAGAAAAAGCTCCAAACCTTAAACTGTAATATGTGTGGCAATTAAGATACATTACTGTTTTCTATGTGCTAAAATAGTTGGGGGTTGCCCGTTAAAAGGGTTGTGCATCCTGCCAATGGTACGCGCCCCCATTGCAGAGGCTCGTAGCACACTACGGTCTCCAAACCGAAGCCTTATTTTGTCTAGCGCTTGGTATAGATTAATGGCTTCTTCGGTATCGTCAAAAAGATTAATTTGATAGTTCCCCGCTACTAAATGGCTAAACTTTACCCCGATAAGGCGCACCAAGAGCCTCCTATTGTAGAGTTGGTTAAAAAGTTCCAATATTTCAGGAATCAACAAATGGTCGGCACTGGTGTAGGGAATTTTTAATTGTTTGGAATACGTTTGAAAATCTGAATACCTTATTTTCACGGCAATACAAGCGGTTAATTTTTGTCCCCTACGCAACTGATACGCCAAATTTTCTGTCATGGCTATCAACAATCCCTTTAGCATCTTAACATCAATAGTGTCCCTGTCAAAAGTACGTTCTGTAGAGATCGACTTTCGCTCGCAAAAGGGTATAACCGGGGTGTTATCCACGCCACAAGCCCGATTCCAAATGGTGAGTCCGTTTTTACCCAACACCGTATGCATCATTTCCTTTGGCATCTCCTGAAGGGTTTTTACTTGTTTTATGCCCAGGTTTCTTAAGGTAAGGTAGGTCTTATTCCCAATCATGGGTATTTTTTTAATGGATAACGGAGCCAAAAAAGGTTTTTCAAATCCGTAATCTATTTTCAGCTGATTGTTGGGCTTGGCCTCCCCGGTAGCCACTTTGGAAACTACCTTGTTGATGGAGAGTCCGAAAGAAATAGGAAGTCCCGTGTTTTTTATAATGTGCTGCCTTAATTCTGATGCATACTTATACGAACCGAAGAACTTATCCATTCCCGAAAGATCGGCGTAAAATTCATCTATACTCGATTTTTCGAGTACCGGTACTTTTTCCTGAATAATTTCGGTTACGATATCGGAATGTTTGCTGTATGTACCAGCATTCCCTCTAATTACAGTAGCTTCGGGGCATAATTCTTTTGCCATTTTCATGGGCATGCCACTGTGCACCCCAAAGGTCCGGGTTTCATAACTACAGGCAGCTACCACGCCCCGATCGCTTATCCCGCCTACTAAAAGCGGCCTGTTGCGTAAACGGCTATCTTGTAAACGCTCTACAGATACAAAAAATGTATCTAAGTCGAGATGCAATATGGTTCGATTCATAGCTTAAATGGATTTTTTCCAAAATTATGGAATAAATCCATTCGCTAAAAATCTATTACTATTTTTAACACTAAAAAAGCCAAACAACATATTTGCTGTTTGGCTTAGATCTTTATTATTGTATGCTAACTAAAAGCACAACAAATCTTTAGTAAAACTCAGAGATTATTCTGGATGCATGAATTGTTGCTTTGCCAACAGTTCTTCCTCGCTTTCTACATGATCGTCGTCTGGAACGCAGCAATCAACAGGACATACAGCTGCACATTGAGGTTCTTCATGGAAACCTTTACACTCTGTACATTTATCTGGAACGATATAATAAATTTCATCACTTACCGGTTCTTGTGCATCATCGGCATCCACTTGCTTTCCGCTAGGTAACACTACATCTCCATTTAGGGATGTTCCGTCGCTATATCTCCAATCGTCTGCACCTTCATAAATTGCTGTGTTTGGACATTCCGGTTCGCAAGCCCCGCAGTTTATGCATTCATCTGTAATAATTATAGCCATAACTCTTCTTTTTCATTTGTTAAATCCACTTGCGGCAAGACAAATGGATTTATATGGTCGATTTTAGGCCACTTTTCTTTCAAAAAAACTAAAATTTATTCAGAATAAAAGTTCGCCTCGGTTCTATTATGTAAATTTGCCTTGTCAAAAATAAAGACAAAGAAAATCTTAACCAAATATAATGAGTGACATTCACAACAGAATAAGTGCTTTTGTTAAACTTGGAGCGTTCCTATCGCAGTTTACGGGTCAAAATTCCGAAAAAACAGAAAACGAAGAAGAAGATGCTGTTTTTTACGAAGGCTTCAAACATCAACTAAAATTAGCACAAGAGCACAATACTTGGTTTACAAAACAGAATATTGAATTTGCATTGCAGAGTTGGGCAAATGCACTTACAGAAT from Galbibacter sp. BG1 harbors:
- a CDS encoding DNA polymerase III subunit alpha, translating into MYLNCHTYYSLRFGAFSEVELLELAQENEARQLVLTDINNTSACLNFIRKAPEYNIKPIVGIDFRNGVQQEFVGIAKNNTGFEVLNTFLSTCLHTESEIPKRAPKLNDVFIVYPFEKVMLNAMENFEKNEFIGVSVTDLRKLPFSKYIQFRDKLVVQQPVTFRNKKDFNAHRLLRAIDNNTLLSKLPREEEASEEEKMYPVTNLYQAFSTYSFILENTDRLLKQCDIFFDFSAKKQSQNQQTYSGSLSEDAAMLEKLCLDNVNQRYPEPSKKVFDRMWMELELIKKMNFISYFLINHDIVSYAKQQGFFHVGRGSGANSIVAYLLGITDVDPLELDLYFERFLNLFRSAPPDFDIDFSWRDREDVTRYIFNRFPHVALMGTYVTFKYKGVVRELGKVFGLPKEEIDRLSEGLYRKEDLDELSLLVLRYGRLIQGMPNYVSVHSSGIIIAERPLQYFSATFLPPKGFVTVQFDMHIAEDVGLYKFDILGQRGLAKIKEALQIIICNQPENKDFDIHNVNAFKKDPVINNMLKKGQCMGCFYVESPAMRMLISKLKVDNYLGLVAASSIIRPGVAKSGMMREYILRHHDPERIQQAHPVLLEIMPDTYGVMVYQEDVIKVAHHFADLTLGEADVLRRGMSGKYRSRDEFKAVEEKFIANCRKKGYKDEVTFEVWKQIESFAGYAFAKGHSASYAVESYQSLFLRAYFPLEYMVAVLNNGGGFYRSEIYIHEARMLGATIHAPCINNSMAETVIYGKHIYLGFAFLRDLEARTCAKLLKNRSEFGDFTSLENFLDRISISIEQISILIRINAFRFTGIDKYELLWKAHFSLGHLQRFEAQHQLFRLQQRNYEIPLLQTTNLEVAFEQLELLGFTLCSPFDLLVEAPRTSFTVENFPAMLHKTIDIYGYLVTVKRTNTQHRKEMFFGTLLDQEGKVFDMVLFPPVAAKYRFRGKGIYRIYGKVVSEFNFLSIEVIKMRKEDYIQDPRFAD
- the dinB gene encoding DNA polymerase IV, translating into MNRTILHLDLDTFFVSVERLQDSRLRNRPLLVGGISDRGVVAACSYETRTFGVHSGMPMKMAKELCPEATVIRGNAGTYSKHSDIVTEIIQEKVPVLEKSSIDEFYADLSGMDKFFGSYKYASELRQHIIKNTGLPISFGLSINKVVSKVATGEAKPNNQLKIDYGFEKPFLAPLSIKKIPMIGNKTYLTLRNLGIKQVKTLQEMPKEMMHTVLGKNGLTIWNRACGVDNTPVIPFCERKSISTERTFDRDTIDVKMLKGLLIAMTENLAYQLRRGQKLTACIAVKIRYSDFQTYSKQLKIPYTSADHLLIPEILELFNQLYNRRLLVRLIGVKFSHLVAGNYQINLFDDTEEAINLYQALDKIRLRFGDRSVLRASAMGARTIGRMHNPFNGQPPTILAHRKQ
- a CDS encoding 4Fe-4S dicluster domain-containing protein, whose translation is MAIIITDECINCGACEPECPNTAIYEGADDWRYSDGTSLNGDVVLPSGKQVDADDAQEPVSDEIYYIVPDKCTECKGFHEEPQCAAVCPVDCCVPDDDHVESEEELLAKQQFMHPE